A single genomic interval of Syngnathoides biaculeatus isolate LvHL_M chromosome 1, ASM1980259v1, whole genome shotgun sequence harbors:
- the twist1a gene encoding twist-related protein 1a, which translates to MREDDSSPMDSAGNSEEETERQLPRRGARKRRAAARRGADDLDAEIPKKRCRKSCGRAGGAASSGGGGSVGSESSEASSSPARSIDDLQNQRVMANIRERQRTQSLNEAFTSLRKIIPTLPSDKLSKIQTLKLAARYIDFLCQVLQSDELDARGSSCSYVAHERLSYAFSVWRMGDACSVSTTSH; encoded by the coding sequence ATGCGGGAAGACGACTCCTCCCCAATGGACAGTGCGGGGAACAGTGAGGAGGAGACCGAGCGGCAGCTACCGAGGAGGGGCGCCAGGAAGCGGCGGGCGGCGGCGCGCAGGGGCGCGGACGACCTGGACGCGGAGATTCCCAAGAAGAGATGCAGGAAGAGCTGCGGCCGAGCAGGCGGCGCTGCCAGTAGCGGCGGCGGAGGCAGCGTGGGAAGCGAAAGCAGCGAGGCCAGCAGCAGCCCCGCTCGCTCCATCGACGATCTGCAGAACCAGCGCGTCATGGCCAACATCCGAGAGCGCCAACGCACGCAGTCGCTCAATGAGGCCTTCACGTCCCTACGCAAGATCATCCCCACGCTGCCGTCGGACAAACTCAGCAAAATACAGACGCTCAAGCTCGCCGCCCGCTACATCGACTTCCTGTGCCAGGTTCTGCAGAGCGACGAGTTGGACGCGCGGGGGTCCAGCTGCAGCTACGTGGCGCACGAACGTCTCAGCTACGCCTTCTCGGTGTGGAGGATGGGGGACGCCTGCTCCGTGTCAACCACAAGCCACTAG